A region of the Arctopsyche grandis isolate Sample6627 chromosome 10, ASM5162203v2, whole genome shotgun sequence genome:
agatctacaaGTAAAGTCAgatttcgtctctgaaccatttttcgtgtcaaacagtgtaattaatattttctGTGTATTAAATATAACTAATATGAACAATACTAATACGGCCTACATCTGCTTCaatcataaaattaattagGCATGTTCATTTTGCTATGCTATAACATTAATTAGGCATGTTAATATTGATCGCAATATTGTAGAATTAAGAGTATGAATCATATCAACCTGATAAAATATTACAGTaccacaaatatgtacatatattttattttattttattttaaaaaatcaataccacagagacttgacaggttgccccaaagcgtcaatgtgattttaatacaaataataaaaatcataaaaattacaaaaaaaacatcataaaaaaaaataataaaaatcataaataaaaaaaaaaaacataagaaaataataaaaatcataaataaacaaaaacatcataaaaaaataataaaaatcaagtaaaaaatatgtacacaaaataaaaacaaagaaataagattgaaaaatttatatcgtgctatttaggatgtgttccaccaactcaacataactggcatcgaataggtccaagtattgtgccagtaagttaaggagtcgaacagctctcgagaggggggagttcatgagcacgtttgatttagccctaattggtaaaaatatatcatgttttcttaaaactctacgattttccggggcccagaattttagtttctccaggatagtgggattgtgaatctctcctctaagtaattttacgaaatgtttcccaagaaataaatctcttctctttgccagggagttgaaacccaaagatcccaagacaaaggcactagggaacagatatggataaaatccaaatgttttcagatataaaaatctaaggaatttcctttggactcgttccaacattagagagtaacgaagttgatagggagaccatataatggagccaaactcgagcacactgcgaactaatgtacaatataagagacgaatggcagtgagccctagttcagacgaattacggattacgaatccaaggatttttgttgccctatcacagatattctcaatgtgaatgttgaaactccaactattttcgaagactattcccagatcagatataaataattctctctgaagaagagaatcatgaaatttatacggatatttaataggagaacgagaacgagagtaagaaatgacccgacactttaggatattgaagggaagtttattaacattagcccattcataaatagaattcaaatcctcttgcaaataaagagcgtcaggtaaatcaattattctcttatagatttttaagtcatccgcatataataaaaatttagaatggtgaatagaagattgaatatcgttgataaatattaggaataataaagggccaagatttgatccttggggaatcccagaagtggcaacatactcataagaaaagcaactcccaaacttaacgaattgacgtcgatcctgtaaataagaaataaaaagaccaacaagattataagtaaatccaataaaacttaatttactaaccaaaattttatgatcaactttatcaaacgccttctcaaaatcagtatatattacatccatttgattattacaatccaaagtgctggttatgtcattagagaaacataacaagttggtaatagctgatctggccggacgaaagccatgctgctgatcaatgagcatactttgaaagtgattaaaaatgtatctgtgtaatattacctcaaacattttggctggcgctgacaagatagttattggtctgtagttccttacacaagatttatcgtccttcttatgaataggagttactttagagcatttccataaattggggaatgaagagttccttagaattaaattaaaaatgaattttaaaggttctaagagactaacctcacatccttttaggatgtaattagggatggagtcaggaccggaagaataaatattttttaactttagaaagccatatttcagatcggaagagtcaagatgattaatcgctaaagtggggaaagtaaattccgagtcattggtaggttccatggaatcagtaggattattgaaaactgatttaaaaaagtcggcaaatccattagcaatgttttgatcaccctctaacaatccagaatcattgtacataatggtcgactttacacgatttacacgtttagaattgatgaagttccagaatttcttagggtttttaactatggaactttcacaatcagctacataaacattatatgcattattaattaatttcttaatttccgtacgtaaaatacggaaattatttaagataagaggattgctcgatttcttccagagtttatgtgtttgatatttactttttaagagattaataatttctttagtaaaccaaggcggataaatccttttactcgtcactaatcctttcaaccgaaaacaatcattaaaaatagaatatataatgtcatagaaattagagagggccaaattaacatctttgcactcataaactcgctcccattgacaattacaaagaatatcatttaaatatttgaaatcaacatttgtaaataaccatccatttaggacagaggtattaagacagttatttattaaacgaagtgaggaataagttatagttaattttaaatgaatatcaagagcaggatgatagctgtcttcaggaaccaaggaatcaactgaatttgaaataataatattctgacaatctaaatttgttaatagaaaatccaacatggaattattaaaatagtttcgaatagtattaatttgttttaagttgaataaagatataaaaaaattaaggtcatcaggaaaacagttagaagaattcagattaaaatctccagatataaaaatgcgaccattactaaaatgtgaataattagatataattaaatcaaaaaatcgcttataaatatttggtggagatcttggtggaaaataaatagtacatatgtatataaaaaaaggaatgttaacaaatcttagttttagccatacacattcatgaatgtcctcaagatgactaagtctttcaaccgaaataatatttgtatttttaactgctagaagaacaccaccacctctggcagatctatcatggcgatatatattgaaactgctgtcaagtacttcggcatcatgtacagatgagtttagccatgtttcagtaatagcaaggacgtcaatagatctagaagcggcgttgttgtagaattccttgagttttgtatttaaaccccgcacattttgataataaagtttaatgttacgggtcacggttttgggcaatcggtttcgaagagatttttttgagaaataaccattctcttatgccagtacctataggccaaaattcaggattgataattatattaaaagtttcagtatctacactaattttaaatgacgagcacatgtcagttttagcaacctgagaaacgttgattcttttatttttaattttatttaatatgaactgtttcacagtatcacaagtgcagttatttgccaaattaaaaacgtgtacattcttcaatttcggaatagtggccacctgtaaagttttatcaggtgctccagatccacgagtgtatggcagtctcccggaagaagtcccagcgacctgactgaacgaatttgaaggatctacagtagaagcagaagcaggagcacaagagacaggaacataatcagatgttgaagcagaagctgatgtaagtgtagttgaagatgaagatggcagaggtgaagcagtagaagatagcgctgcgacctgactgtaagatttcgcaggttttataggagaaggaggagaagcagaaacagaaacagtagaagcagaaacagtagcacacccaggagtagatgctgaagctaaagcagacgcgagtgaagttgaagctgaataaggcggaggtgaaacggtagaggatgccgctataacgtcatacgggcatctgacaggtgtttgtttatgtactgtagtattgttacattcagttgacagtgtggagagttctcgtaatgttacctcgcccgattgcagagttgtaggttcaacaaaaacagctggagccagagctgctggaaagggacgacacatcatcctctttatttcaccgacatcagtgtggatagtctggagggactccacagcgatttttagcgaggccaggttattaaaagcgacgcgtgcgatggatactatatttttaatttcgtcgctgatgtatcgcaccctgtccttggtaaggacattggcaccagatcctttttttgaaaggtccgcgagtattctctggcttatagtaacaatatcctccatggtagaatgcgaacgatttaacacgtccagacacaacgatagcacaCGATATAATGTGATAAATGAGCGTATATTTACTTTATGATATTTTTGTACTTGTAGGTTTGTTTCCAACTGAACTTGTAAATTCGATAAGAGTACTTTAACTCAACCTTATGTGCCGTACAATGTATCGTCGAAAGCTTCTCTCCCCTcatgtgaataaataaacagtAAACCTAATACGCTTTTACGATTGAAATTGATCTAG
Encoded here:
- the LOC143917657 gene encoding uncharacterized protein LOC143917657, yielding MNNENEDLQEEMVTLRELSTLSTECNNTTVHKQTPVRCPYDVIAASSTVSPPPYSASTSLASALASASTPGQVAALSSTASPLPSSSSTTLTSASASTSDYVPVSCAPASASTVDPSNSFSQVAGTSSGRLPYTRGSGAPDKTLQVATIPKLKNVHVFNLANNCTCDTVKQFILNKIKNKRINVSQVAKTDMCSSFKISVDTETFNIIINPEFWPIGTGIREWLFLKKISSKPIAQNRDP